A window of Candidatus Pantoea floridensis contains these coding sequences:
- a CDS encoding CPBP family intramembrane glutamic endopeptidase has protein sequence METNTKKEGLLNVSLFLLMFLLTAVPLLFPNRRELIASELFLPYGFIVEFFVIVPVYLFKFQKKEGFGVGNFTLMQFVIFFSLILIIQFVIPKVLFNTGEVVVSHQQISLPLYTLILTQISYILMVPVYEEIAIRGGLFGALTVFSNSKIFSALVTSLIFSLLHTQYSGFKPFFLLYLISLTLVAARVLSKGLLLPVLLHVFMNGIVVNGHYLFGH, from the coding sequence ATGGAAACAAACACTAAAAAAGAAGGTTTGTTAAACGTATCTCTTTTTCTTCTGATGTTTCTACTGACAGCTGTTCCGTTGCTCTTTCCCAATCGAAGAGAATTAATTGCGTCTGAATTGTTTTTACCGTATGGCTTTATAGTTGAGTTTTTTGTAATTGTGCCCGTTTATCTATTTAAATTTCAGAAGAAAGAGGGGTTCGGTGTCGGTAACTTTACACTAATGCAATTTGTTATATTTTTTTCTTTAATTTTAATAATTCAGTTTGTTATACCAAAGGTACTTTTTAACACAGGCGAAGTCGTTGTCAGCCATCAGCAGATTTCGCTACCGCTCTATACGCTTATTCTCACGCAAATATCTTATATTTTGATGGTGCCAGTTTATGAAGAGATAGCCATCAGAGGCGGGTTATTTGGCGCGTTAACTGTTTTTTCTAATAGTAAAATATTCTCTGCGCTTGTAACGTCCTTAATTTTTTCGCTGCTGCACACTCAGTATTCTGGGTTTAAGCCTTTCTTTCTTCTCTATCTTATTTCTTTAACGCTGGTTGCTGCGAGAGTCTTGTCAAAGGGATTGTTATTACCTGTATTGCTGCATGTCTTTATGAACGGCATTGTGGTCAATGGACATTATCTATTCGGCCACTAA
- a CDS encoding MFS transporter, whose product MKSQTIAPKRWWFIMPIVFITYSLAYLDRANFSFASAAGINEDLGITKGMSSLLGALFFLGYFFFQIPGALYAERRSVKKLIFWCLILWGGCASLTGIVSNIPMLAAIRFVLGVVEAAVMPAMLIYISNWFTKSERSRANTFLILGNPVTVLWMSVVSGYLIESFGWREMFIFEGIPAVIWAVAWWFMVQDKPAQAKWMSESEKAALQAQLQKEQEGIKAVRNYGEAFRNRNVILLCLQYFAWSIGVYGFVLWLPSILRNGSQMGMVEAGWLSAVPYLVATIAMIVVSWASDKTQNRKLFVWPLLLIGALAFLGSYLVGSSNFWLSYTLLVIAGGAMYAPYGPFFAIIPEMLPRNVAGGAMALINSMGALGSFIGSWIVGYLNGATGSPAASYIFMGAALLASVWLTLVVKPAQNKTSPPVHGAKHA is encoded by the coding sequence ATGAAATCGCAGACAATCGCGCCAAAACGCTGGTGGTTTATCATGCCCATCGTGTTTATCACCTACAGTCTGGCGTATCTGGACCGGGCGAACTTCAGCTTCGCCTCTGCCGCAGGGATTAATGAAGATCTCGGCATCACCAAAGGCATGTCATCGCTGCTGGGCGCCCTGTTCTTCCTCGGCTACTTCTTCTTCCAGATCCCCGGCGCGCTGTATGCCGAACGCCGCAGCGTTAAGAAACTGATTTTCTGGTGCCTGATTTTATGGGGCGGCTGCGCCTCGCTGACCGGCATCGTCAGTAACATCCCGATGCTGGCGGCGATTCGCTTTGTGCTCGGCGTGGTGGAAGCGGCGGTGATGCCAGCAATGCTGATCTATATCAGCAACTGGTTTACCAAATCAGAGCGTTCGCGCGCCAATACTTTCCTGATTCTCGGTAATCCGGTCACGGTGCTGTGGATGTCGGTGGTTTCTGGCTATCTGATTGAATCCTTTGGCTGGCGCGAAATGTTTATCTTTGAAGGCATCCCGGCGGTCATCTGGGCGGTGGCCTGGTGGTTTATGGTGCAGGACAAACCTGCGCAGGCCAAATGGATGAGCGAAAGCGAGAAAGCGGCGCTGCAGGCGCAGCTGCAAAAAGAGCAGGAAGGCATTAAAGCGGTACGTAACTACGGTGAAGCGTTCCGCAATCGCAACGTCATCCTGCTGTGCCTGCAATATTTTGCCTGGAGCATCGGCGTGTATGGCTTCGTACTGTGGTTGCCATCCATTCTGCGCAATGGTTCGCAGATGGGTATGGTGGAAGCCGGTTGGCTTTCTGCCGTGCCGTATCTGGTGGCGACCATTGCGATGATCGTGGTGTCGTGGGCGTCCGATAAAACCCAGAACCGTAAACTGTTTGTCTGGCCGCTGCTGCTGATTGGCGCGCTGGCTTTCCTCGGTTCGTATCTGGTCGGTTCCAGCAACTTCTGGCTGTCGTATACGCTGCTGGTGATCGCCGGTGGTGCGATGTATGCACCGTACGGCCCCTTCTTCGCCATCATTCCCGAGATGCTGCCGCGCAACGTCGCCGGCGGGGCTATGGCATTGATAAACAGTATGGGCGCGCTCGGTTCCTTCATTGGATCGTGGATTGTAGGCTATCTTAATGGGGCTACCGGCAGCCCTGCTGCCTCCTACATTTTCATGGGTGCAGCGCTGCTGGCTTCGGTTTGGCTAACGCTTGTCGTGAAACCCGCCCAGAACAAAACCTCGCCGCCCGTCCACGGGGCGAAGCACGCGTAA
- a CDS encoding valine--pyruvate transaminase, producing MSFSQFGDKFTQHSGISRLMEDMGEGLRTPGTIMLGGGNPAQIPAMNDYFHQLLLQMHQDGKLSEALCNYDGPRGKALLLEALAKMLREELGWPLTAQNIALTNGSQSAFFYLFNLFAGRRADGSKKRVLFPLAPEYLGYADAGLEEDLFVSAKPNIELLPEGQFKYHVDFDHLPLNDDIGLICVSRPTNPTGNVITDDELLQLDALAQQHGVPLLIDNAYGVPFPGIIFSEARPLWNPNTILCMSLSKLGLPGARCGIIVADESTIAAIGNMNGIISLAPGSIGPAIANEMIVRGDLLRLSEEVIKPFYQAKVSETIAILRRYLPEDRCLIHKPEGAIFLWLWFRDLPISTETLYQRLKARGVLMVPGHFFFPGLEHEWPHTHQCMRMNYVPDAQKIERAVQILAQELENAFNGE from the coding sequence ATGTCCTTTTCTCAGTTCGGCGACAAATTTACTCAACATTCCGGCATCTCCCGTCTGATGGAAGACATGGGTGAAGGCCTGCGCACGCCCGGTACCATCATGCTGGGCGGCGGTAATCCCGCGCAAATCCCGGCGATGAACGACTACTTCCATCAACTGCTGCTGCAGATGCATCAGGACGGCAAGCTGAGCGAAGCGCTGTGTAACTACGACGGCCCGCGCGGCAAAGCGCTGCTGCTGGAAGCGCTGGCGAAGATGCTGCGTGAGGAACTCGGCTGGCCGTTAACCGCGCAAAATATTGCGCTGACCAACGGCAGCCAGAGTGCGTTTTTCTATCTCTTTAATCTGTTCGCCGGACGTCGCGCCGATGGCAGCAAAAAACGCGTGCTGTTCCCGTTAGCGCCGGAATATCTTGGCTACGCCGATGCCGGACTGGAAGAGGATCTGTTTGTCTCCGCCAAACCGAACATTGAGCTGCTGCCGGAAGGCCAATTCAAATATCACGTCGATTTCGATCACCTGCCGCTGAATGATGATATCGGGCTGATCTGCGTTTCGCGTCCGACCAATCCGACCGGCAACGTGATCACCGATGACGAACTGCTGCAGCTCGATGCGCTGGCACAGCAGCACGGCGTTCCATTGCTGATTGATAACGCTTACGGCGTGCCGTTCCCGGGCATCATCTTTAGCGAAGCGCGACCGCTGTGGAACCCGAATACCATTCTGTGCATGAGCCTGTCGAAACTCGGCCTGCCGGGTGCGCGCTGTGGCATTATCGTCGCCGATGAAAGCACCATCGCCGCCATTGGTAACATGAACGGCATTATCAGCCTCGCGCCGGGCAGCATTGGGCCGGCGATTGCCAATGAGATGATCGTACGCGGAGATTTGCTGCGTCTGTCAGAAGAGGTGATTAAGCCGTTCTATCAGGCCAAAGTCAGCGAGACGATTGCCATTCTGCGCCGCTATTTGCCGGAAGATCGCTGTCTGATTCATAAACCTGAAGGCGCCATTTTCCTGTGGCTGTGGTTCCGCGATCTGCCTATTAGCACCGAAACGCTCTATCAGCGCCTGAAAGCGCGCGGCGTACTGATGGTGCCCGGCCACTTCTTCTTCCCCGGCCTGGAACATGAATGGCCGCATACCCATCAATGCATGCGCATGAACTACGTGCCGGATGCGCAGAAGATTGAGCGCGCGGTGCAAATTCTGGCGCAAGAGTTGGAAAACGCGTTTAACGGCGAGTAA
- a CDS encoding peptidase domain-containing ABC transporter: protein MSRLTCKTLVGQLELWLRHRVPMIHQTESAECGLACLTMICGYYGKNVDLIALRRQFNLSARGTTLSALTGIADQLGLSTRPLSLDIDELGALKIPCILHWEFNHFVVLVSIRRNGVVLHDPARGRRTVSFAELSKNFSGVALEACPGSTFTADSVHNKISFRTLIASVHGLKTVLGKILCLSLVFETINLVMPVGTQLVMDHAIPAGDQGLLTLICAGLLFFILLRAAVGMGRAWTALVMATFINVQWQSGLFNHLVRLPLGYFERRKLGDIQSRFASLDTLRSTFTTSIVGGIMDSIMVIGVLVMMVLYGGWLTWIVIAFTTFYVLLRLVTYEYYRQLSEELLVREARASSYFMETLYGIAAVKMQGMAQRRVSHWLNLEIDSINTGIRVTKMDMLFGGISTFIAACDQVVVLWMGTLLVIDNQITMGMFVAFGVFRAQFSDRVGSLTEFLLQLRMMSLHNERIADIALHPRENYRPELCYEARLQPMGLATHALSYRYDSQSPAIFDALNISILPGECVAIVGSSGSGKSTLLKVLCGLFSPTSGCVKVDGVDIQQIGINNYHKMIACVMQDDKLFCGSVRENICSFAEEIDEAWMKECARASYLHEVITRMPMGYETLIGELGEGLSGGQKQRLFIARALYKKPAILFLDEATSALDKESEAMVNQAIKKLSITRLIIAHRESTIASADRVITLKSCN, encoded by the coding sequence ATGAGTAGATTGACCTGCAAAACGCTGGTCGGTCAGCTGGAATTATGGCTGCGCCACCGTGTCCCAATGATTCACCAAACCGAGTCAGCCGAGTGCGGTCTGGCCTGCCTTACAATGATCTGCGGATACTACGGCAAGAATGTTGATTTGATAGCGCTGCGACGGCAGTTCAACCTCTCGGCTCGCGGCACTACGCTGTCGGCACTGACGGGGATAGCTGATCAGCTAGGGCTGAGCACCCGACCGCTATCACTCGATATCGACGAGTTAGGCGCATTGAAGATACCGTGCATCTTGCACTGGGAATTCAACCATTTTGTCGTACTGGTAAGCATCCGGCGGAATGGTGTGGTGCTACACGATCCGGCGCGCGGCCGCCGGACGGTCAGCTTCGCAGAGCTGTCGAAAAATTTTAGCGGTGTGGCGCTCGAAGCCTGCCCAGGCAGCACATTTACCGCCGACAGCGTCCACAACAAAATCAGCTTCCGTACTCTGATCGCTAGCGTGCACGGCCTCAAGACCGTACTCGGCAAAATACTTTGCTTATCACTGGTGTTCGAGACCATCAATCTTGTGATGCCGGTCGGCACGCAGCTGGTGATGGATCACGCCATACCCGCAGGCGATCAGGGTTTACTGACCTTAATCTGTGCTGGATTACTCTTTTTTATCCTGCTGCGTGCTGCCGTGGGGATGGGACGCGCCTGGACCGCGCTGGTTATGGCAACGTTTATCAACGTGCAGTGGCAATCCGGCCTGTTCAATCATCTGGTACGCCTGCCGCTTGGTTACTTTGAGCGGCGTAAGTTGGGTGATATTCAGTCTCGATTCGCTTCACTGGATACGCTGCGCAGCACCTTCACTACCAGCATCGTTGGCGGCATTATGGACAGCATCATGGTGATTGGCGTGCTGGTGATGATGGTCCTGTATGGCGGCTGGCTGACCTGGATCGTGATAGCGTTTACCACCTTTTATGTTCTGCTGCGCCTGGTAACCTACGAGTATTACCGGCAACTTTCTGAAGAGTTATTGGTCAGGGAAGCGCGCGCCAGCTCGTATTTTATGGAAACACTCTATGGCATTGCCGCCGTCAAAATGCAGGGCATGGCTCAGCGCCGCGTCTCCCACTGGCTGAATCTCGAAATCGATTCAATTAACACCGGTATTCGCGTCACCAAAATGGATATGCTGTTTGGCGGTATCAGTACCTTTATTGCCGCCTGCGATCAGGTTGTTGTTCTGTGGATGGGAACCCTCCTCGTGATCGATAACCAGATAACGATGGGTATGTTTGTCGCATTTGGCGTTTTTCGCGCACAGTTCTCAGACCGCGTTGGGTCGCTGACAGAATTTTTACTGCAGCTACGCATGATGAGTCTGCATAACGAGCGCATTGCCGACATTGCTCTGCACCCGCGGGAAAATTATAGACCTGAGCTCTGCTACGAAGCGAGACTGCAACCAATGGGGCTGGCAACCCATGCGCTGAGCTACCGCTACGACAGCCAGTCACCGGCAATATTTGATGCACTGAACATTTCGATCTTACCGGGAGAGTGCGTGGCGATTGTCGGCTCGTCCGGTTCGGGAAAATCCACGCTGTTGAAAGTACTGTGCGGTTTATTTTCTCCTACAAGTGGCTGTGTCAAGGTGGATGGCGTTGATATCCAGCAAATCGGTATCAACAACTATCACAAGATGATCGCCTGCGTGATGCAGGACGATAAACTGTTCTGCGGCTCAGTCAGGGAGAATATTTGCAGCTTTGCAGAGGAAATAGATGAAGCGTGGATGAAGGAGTGTGCTCGGGCCAGCTATTTGCATGAGGTTATTACGCGTATGCCAATGGGATATGAAACGCTGATTGGTGAATTGGGCGAAGGGCTGTCTGGCGGGCAAAAGCAGCGGTTGTTCATCGCCCGGGCATTGTACAAGAAACCTGCGATTCTATTTCTGGACGAGGCCACCAGCGCACTGGACAAAGAGAGTGAAGCAATGGTGAATCAGGCAATCAAAAAACTGAGCATTACGCGGTTAATCATCGCACACCGAGAGAGCACGATAGCATCAGCAGATAGAGTTATTACGCTAAAGTCATGTAATTGA
- a CDS encoding ATP-grasp domain-containing protein, with product MRKIFLQIGATRDGQNPYCAVAKREGYFTVLAEMGDFVDYQSLSIPLPFDLVVRLDRPENPWDVLQACLHAGLMEHPQIVLAGFEAYNTSAGRVRELLAGPDAARCFIPPDKYAQRMALCKAWQRFPQPEFRFFASPLSIRDARDALLYPCVVKPVDGGGGLGIWLVKDAQQLNAVINKLVDTMNYGGRGFSGFIVESWLAGDEYSLQGVVAEGHALALTCCQKVIEHHTDADGCVSFYESGHVAVAAQQLPASFSSLMSFCCETFGYRQGAFHIDFIMVNGEPHFLEMGFRLSGMGVVNLVQEVTGINWAELAFHIEAGHGLPQLDFPAQPPAVGRVRLRQRLQYDAAERWIAQQQRGQLLPPLNLPVLDVSPRSSLYADLTRHAGILATFRLAAESRDEILAVFHQILDVSSLTTQRDLLCAE from the coding sequence ATGAGAAAGATTTTCCTGCAGATTGGCGCCACCCGCGATGGGCAAAATCCCTACTGCGCGGTGGCCAAACGCGAGGGCTATTTTACCGTGCTGGCGGAGATGGGCGATTTTGTCGATTACCAATCGCTAAGCATCCCGTTGCCGTTCGATCTGGTTGTGCGCCTCGATCGCCCGGAAAATCCGTGGGATGTGCTGCAGGCCTGTTTGCATGCCGGGTTAATGGAACATCCGCAGATCGTGCTGGCAGGCTTTGAGGCCTACAACACCAGCGCCGGGCGCGTGCGGGAGTTGCTGGCCGGGCCGGACGCCGCCAGGTGCTTTATTCCCCCGGATAAGTACGCTCAGCGCATGGCATTATGCAAAGCCTGGCAGCGGTTTCCGCAGCCGGAATTTCGCTTCTTCGCCTCACCGCTGAGCATCCGTGACGCGCGTGATGCCCTGCTCTATCCCTGCGTCGTCAAGCCCGTCGACGGCGGCGGCGGCCTGGGCATTTGGCTCGTCAAAGACGCGCAGCAGCTGAATGCGGTGATCAACAAGCTGGTCGATACCATGAATTACGGCGGTCGCGGCTTCAGCGGCTTTATCGTCGAGAGCTGGCTGGCTGGCGATGAGTACTCGCTGCAAGGCGTGGTGGCGGAAGGCCATGCGCTGGCGCTGACCTGCTGCCAAAAGGTGATCGAACATCACACCGATGCCGACGGCTGCGTCAGTTTTTACGAATCCGGCCATGTCGCCGTCGCGGCGCAGCAGCTGCCTGCCAGCTTCTCCAGCCTGATGAGTTTCTGCTGCGAAACCTTTGGCTATCGTCAGGGCGCGTTTCACATCGACTTCATTATGGTGAACGGCGAACCGCACTTTCTCGAAATGGGCTTTCGGCTCTCCGGCATGGGCGTGGTGAATCTGGTGCAGGAAGTCACCGGCATCAACTGGGCTGAACTGGCGTTCCATATCGAAGCCGGTCACGGCCTGCCGCAGCTTGATTTCCCCGCCCAGCCGCCGGCGGTGGGGCGTGTACGTTTACGTCAGCGCCTGCAATATGACGCCGCAGAACGCTGGATCGCGCAGCAGCAGCGCGGTCAGCTGTTGCCGCCGCTCAATCTACCGGTGCTGGATGTCTCACCGCGATCTTCGCTGTATGCCGATCTAACCCGTCACGCCGGGATTCTGGCGACCTTTCGTCTTGCGGCAGAGAGCCGGGACGAGATTCTGGCGGTTTTCCATCAGATCCTCGACGTCTCATCGCTCACCACACAGAGAGATTTACTATGTGCAGAATGA
- a CDS encoding aminotransferase-like domain-containing protein: MAGETEQGSRYRQIAEQIKQAIHSGSLPPDSRLPSVRTLATQHSVSMTTALKTLRTLEDEHYAVARPKSGFFVAPRKADNVFPAVINEQARDVAPLDEQTELHLAMLGSDCRVRLDLANGDISLYPVKKIGLLMRQMGYSKPALLGNTVKGTGYMPLKTEIARRAVDYGCNISADDILITNGCIEAISLALRATTQPGDIVAVESPCYFVLLQMLHNLNLRVIEVEAGPAGYVNVEKLTSLFQRKAVQAYLTINNINNPLGKSIPNEQKAYIARQADENDVVIIEDDIFGDTAFGERRPFPMRAFSPNAILCSGFSKTVAPGIRIGWVHSSNYMRKIASLKYTTSMGTSVLSQAAIAELLRSGGYDAHLRKLRRELKNQIQHMRQAVLRYFPPGTRVSDPEGGYVLWVEMPLGALNVRALFLKARNAGIGIAPGHIFATDDRYDHCFRLNAGFGWNAEVEQAIQQLGQWCQLSLGAAM, encoded by the coding sequence ATGGCGGGTGAAACGGAACAGGGCAGTCGTTACCGTCAAATTGCAGAACAGATAAAACAAGCCATTCATAGTGGTTCTCTGCCGCCCGACAGCCGGTTACCTTCGGTGCGCACGCTGGCAACGCAGCACAGTGTCAGTATGACCACTGCGCTAAAAACATTACGTACGCTTGAGGATGAGCACTACGCGGTCGCGCGGCCGAAGTCCGGGTTTTTTGTCGCGCCGCGCAAGGCCGATAATGTTTTTCCGGCGGTCATCAATGAGCAAGCGCGCGACGTTGCACCGCTCGACGAGCAAACCGAACTGCATCTGGCGATGCTGGGATCGGACTGTCGCGTGCGGCTGGATCTGGCGAACGGCGATATTTCACTCTATCCGGTCAAGAAAATCGGCTTGCTGATGCGTCAGATGGGTTACAGCAAACCGGCGCTGCTGGGGAATACGGTTAAAGGCACCGGTTATATGCCATTGAAAACCGAAATTGCCCGCCGGGCGGTGGATTATGGCTGCAATATCAGTGCAGATGACATCCTGATCACCAATGGCTGTATTGAAGCGATCTCTCTGGCGCTGCGCGCGACGACGCAGCCTGGCGATATCGTCGCAGTGGAATCGCCCTGCTATTTTGTGCTGCTGCAAATGCTACATAACCTCAATCTACGCGTGATTGAAGTGGAGGCTGGCCCTGCAGGCTACGTGAATGTTGAAAAACTGACGTCGCTATTTCAGCGCAAAGCGGTGCAGGCCTACCTCACCATTAACAACATCAATAATCCGCTGGGCAAAAGCATTCCTAACGAGCAGAAAGCCTATATCGCCCGCCAGGCCGACGAGAACGATGTGGTGATCATCGAAGATGATATTTTCGGCGATACCGCCTTTGGCGAGCGTCGTCCGTTCCCGATGCGCGCCTTCAGCCCAAATGCCATTTTGTGCAGCGGCTTCTCGAAAACCGTCGCGCCCGGCATACGTATTGGCTGGGTGCACAGCAGCAACTACATGCGCAAAATCGCCTCGCTGAAATACACCACCAGCATGGGAACCTCGGTGCTGTCGCAGGCGGCAATTGCCGAACTGCTGCGCAGCGGCGGCTACGACGCCCATCTGCGCAAGCTGCGGCGCGAGCTGAAAAACCAAATCCAGCACATGCGCCAGGCGGTGCTGCGCTACTTCCCGCCGGGCACGCGCGTCTCCGATCCCGAAGGAGGATATGTGTTATGGGTGGAGATGCCATTGGGCGCGTTGAACGTGCGCGCGCTGTTTCTTAAGGCGCGTAATGCAGGCATCGGTATCGCACCGGGGCATATTTTCGCCACTGATGACCGCTACGATCACTGTTTCCGACTCAACGCCGGCTTTGGCTGGAATGCCGAAGTGGAGCAGGCGATTCAGCAGCTGGGGCAGTGGTGCCAGTTGTCGTTGGGAGCGGCGATGTAA
- a CDS encoding HlyD family secretion protein, with amino-acid sequence MFRLEAVENHRMKWRGRALLLPGIPFWIIAGLSLFFITLFLTFVIASTYTRRINVTGEISTYPRAANVYSSVQGVVVKQFVTAGQMIETGAPIYQIDVSKTTHNGVVSENQRRDIDHQLERITQIISRLESSKKATLDMLEKQKEQYAGALLRSTDILRRAQEGISIIKENMDNYRRYQLRGLVNKDQLTNQVALYYQQQNNLLGLSSQNDQNALQVTALESQIYTQGAEFDNQIYQMELQRFELQKEQLNIDAGGTIIVRALAAGRIDSLSVTVGQMVNAGDSLLQILPHTIDHYALVLWVPNDAIPYLTLGDRVNIRYEAFPAEKFGQFAGTVTAISRAPASPQEMLTYQGAPRSALTAAIPYYKVIVRPEKPVVMYGGKRLSLENGIKAQSTLFLEKRRLYQWMFSPFYDMKHSVMGPVNE; translated from the coding sequence TTGTTTCGCCTGGAAGCGGTTGAGAATCACAGAATGAAATGGCGCGGTCGAGCCTTGCTGCTCCCCGGCATCCCTTTTTGGATCATTGCGGGGCTGTCTCTCTTTTTTATTACTCTATTCCTGACCTTTGTTATTGCTAGCACTTATACCCGTCGGATCAACGTCACGGGAGAAATATCCACTTATCCTCGCGCAGCTAATGTCTATTCCAGCGTTCAGGGTGTCGTGGTTAAGCAGTTCGTTACTGCAGGGCAGATGATTGAAACGGGTGCACCCATTTACCAAATAGACGTCAGCAAAACTACCCACAACGGCGTGGTCAGTGAAAATCAACGCCGGGATATTGATCACCAGCTTGAACGTATTACACAGATTATTAGCCGGCTTGAAAGCAGCAAGAAAGCCACTCTCGACATGCTGGAAAAACAAAAAGAGCAGTATGCCGGCGCGTTATTGCGCTCTACTGACATCCTCCGCCGCGCCCAGGAAGGGATCAGTATTATTAAGGAGAATATGGATAACTATCGGCGTTATCAGCTCCGGGGATTAGTAAATAAAGATCAACTTACCAACCAAGTAGCACTGTATTACCAACAGCAAAATAATCTCCTCGGACTATCAAGCCAGAATGATCAAAATGCGCTGCAAGTCACGGCGTTGGAGAGCCAGATATATACTCAGGGCGCTGAATTTGACAATCAGATTTACCAGATGGAACTGCAGCGTTTTGAATTGCAAAAAGAACAACTCAACATTGATGCCGGTGGAACCATCATTGTGCGAGCGCTGGCTGCTGGCCGTATCGATTCGCTGAGCGTTACGGTTGGACAGATGGTTAACGCTGGCGACAGTTTGCTGCAAATTCTCCCTCACACTATCGACCATTACGCCCTGGTGTTGTGGGTGCCCAATGACGCAATCCCTTATCTCACCCTCGGTGATCGGGTCAATATTCGCTATGAAGCCTTCCCTGCGGAGAAATTTGGTCAGTTTGCTGGCACCGTTACTGCCATCTCCAGAGCACCCGCATCACCGCAGGAAATGCTGACCTACCAGGGCGCACCCCGATCGGCATTAACTGCCGCGATCCCCTATTACAAAGTCATCGTCAGGCCAGAAAAGCCGGTTGTTATGTATGGCGGTAAACGTCTGAGTTTGGAGAACGGCATTAAAGCACAGAGCACGCTGTTCCTTGAAAAAAGGAGGCTATATCAATGGATGTTTTCGCCGTTCTACGACATGAAACACAGCGTTATGGGGCCAGTCAATGAGTAG
- the ghrB gene encoding glyoxylate/hydroxypyruvate reductase GhrB, with translation MKPAVILYKSLPDDLRAKLDDHFSVTEVDDISAETIQQHQAQFEQAQGLLGSGGKVNGDLLAKMPALRACSTVSVGYDNFDVDALNQRNVLLMHTPTVLTETVADTMMALVLSTARRVTELDKWVKGGEWKASIGPDHFGIDVHHKTLGILGMGRIGLALAQRAHFGFGMNILYNARRQHEEAETRFGARACDLETLLKESDFVCISLPLTEQTHHMIGAAQLKLMKPSAILINAGRGPVVDEQALTAALKDGTIHAAGLDVFEVEPVPADAEILTLPNVVALPHIGSATHETRYGMARDAVDNLIAALSGKVEKNCVNPQIQR, from the coding sequence ATGAAACCTGCTGTGATTCTGTATAAGAGCCTGCCAGATGACCTGCGCGCCAAGCTGGACGATCATTTCTCCGTCACTGAAGTAGATGATATTTCCGCGGAAACTATCCAGCAGCACCAGGCACAGTTCGAACAGGCGCAAGGTTTACTTGGCTCTGGCGGCAAAGTGAATGGCGATCTGCTGGCAAAAATGCCCGCGCTGCGCGCCTGCTCAACCGTATCGGTGGGATACGATAATTTTGATGTCGATGCACTGAATCAACGCAACGTATTACTGATGCATACGCCAACCGTGCTGACCGAAACCGTCGCCGATACCATGATGGCGCTGGTATTAAGCACTGCACGTCGTGTTACCGAGCTGGATAAGTGGGTGAAGGGCGGCGAATGGAAAGCGAGTATCGGCCCGGATCATTTCGGCATTGATGTGCACCACAAAACCCTCGGTATTCTTGGCATGGGCCGCATCGGTCTGGCGCTGGCGCAACGAGCACATTTCGGCTTCGGTATGAATATTCTCTACAATGCGCGCCGTCAGCATGAAGAAGCCGAAACCCGCTTTGGCGCGCGCGCCTGCGATCTCGAAACCTTACTGAAAGAGAGTGATTTTGTCTGCATCAGCCTGCCGTTAACCGAACAGACGCACCATATGATTGGCGCGGCGCAGCTCAAGCTGATGAAGCCAAGTGCAATCCTGATCAATGCCGGTCGCGGCCCGGTAGTCGATGAGCAGGCGCTGACCGCCGCGCTGAAAGACGGCACAATTCATGCCGCTGGGCTTGATGTTTTCGAAGTTGAGCCGGTACCTGCCGATGCCGAGATTTTAACGCTGCCAAACGTGGTGGCCCTGCCACACATTGGGTCTGCCACCCATGAAACCCGTTATGGCATGGCGCGCGACGCGGTTGATAATCTGATTGCAGCCCTAAGCGGTAAAGTGGAGAAAAACTGCGTGAACCCACAGATCCAACGCTAA